The following coding sequences are from one Sardina pilchardus chromosome 16, fSarPil1.1, whole genome shotgun sequence window:
- the cfap157 gene encoding cilia- and flagella-associated protein 157 isoform X2, with amino-acid sequence MAPNKKNGKKNGDKPTKKETMGFFDKSLDDAPIEGGKEFYRAQIRDLEERLEKYQHKCDDLEVREKDFSSKYSHAEKEKRDMVLYLKRAVAQKEDELSDLSERLISLNQAKDAEKETFELQLSQLRQEFQEVKDKLTSENMALAGKLAALEEFRAQKEDLVVQVTSLEGQLEGQKQEHQAIIYNLERKSVLDNDRLKKEMQQHVAAVAAEFRRVSDRKMPETTMRAIYENVSVTAQLKQLSDKSKDLLDENEALREKEKTLQREVKVLEPLLEEMTRKSLTNAKVVYQLKEKCKQMNAEVAAAERIHQENEQLQNDHSTLQNEMKLLRQNLTTGQKSYEECHAEADKLSKELALERTLREQLENILQDAATALKDILKEVPQMDDSEVKALARRSQMLQKLLAVLDSAAALGRGPVLSEFLRDGKDIHQLEPGIAS; translated from the exons ATGGCTCCAAATAAGAAGAACGGCAAGAAGAACGGAGATAAACCAACAAAGAAGGAAAccatgggattttttgacaaGTCTTTGGATGATGCTCCAATAGAAGGAGGCAAAGAGTTCTATCGCGCTCAAATAAGAGACCTAGAAGAACGACTGGAAAA GTACCAGCATAAATGTGATGATTTGGAGGTTCGAGAGAAAgatttctcctcaaaatataGTCatgcagagaaagaaaagagagacatggTCCTTTACTTGAAACGAGCTGTGGCACAGAAGGAGGATGAACTGTCTGATCTCTCTGAACGACTGATTTCCCTCAACCAAGCCAAGGATGCAGAGAAGGAGACCTTTGAGCTGCAACTGAGTCAACTTCGTCAAGAATTCCAGGAGGTCAAAGATAAACTTACTTCAGAGAACATGGCCCTTG CTGGAAAGCTGGCGGCACTGGAGGAGTTCCGGGCCCAGAAAGAGGACCTGGTGGTACAGGTAACCTCCCTGGAGGGCCAGCTGGAGGGTCAAAAGCAGGAGCACCAGGCAATCATCTACAACTTGGAAAGAAAGTCTGTGCTGGACAATGACAG GCTGAAGAAGGAGATGCAGCAGCACGTCGCAGCCGTGGCAGCGGAGTTTAGACGTGTCTCCGACAGGAAGATGCCAGAGACCACTATGAGGGCCATCTATGAGAATGTGTCAGTGACAGCGCAGCTCAAGCAGCTCTCAGACAAGAGCAAGGACCTGTTGGACGAGAATGAGGCGCtgagggaaaaggagaaaaCACTCCAGCGGGAAGTGAAGGTGCTTGAGCCGCTTCTTGAGGAGATGACGAGGAAGAGTCTGACCAACGCAAAG GTGGTCTATCAGCTCAAAGAAAAGTGTAAACAGATGAATGCTGAGGTGGCGGCAGCTGAGAGAATCCACCAGGAGAATGAGCAATTGCAAAATGATCATTCTACCTTACAAAATGAGATGAAACTCTTAAG acagaatCTAACTACAGGACAGAAGTCATATGAGGAGTGCCACGCTGAGGCAGACAAACTGTCTAAGGAGCTCGCTCTGGAACGGACACTCCGGGAACAACTGGAGAATATTTTGCAAGATGCTGCTACAGCGTTGAAAGACATCTTAAAG GAGGTACCACAGATGGATGACTCGGAGGTGAAGGCTCTGGCTCGCCGCAGCCAGATGCTGCAGAAACTACTGGCTGTGCTGGACAGTGCCGCAGCGCTGGGGAGAGGCCCTGTCCTCTCAGAGTTCCTCAGAGACGGAAAAGATATCCATCAGCTTGAGCCAGGCATTGCAAG TTAA
- the pmpca gene encoding mitochondrial-processing peptidase subunit alpha, with the protein MASHMSRFRAWGRVQRFGFAACRQYSSGSSNGYPNVSLSAPLPGIPKPVFAAVDGQEQYETKITTLENGLKVASQNKFGQFCTVGILVNSGSRHEVRHPSGISHFLEKLAFSSTAQYGSKDEILLTLEKHGGICDCQTSRDTTMYAVSAEVKGLDTVVSLLADAVLQPRLLDEEIEMTRMAVRFELEDLNMRPDPEPLLTEMIHAAAYRGNTVGLPRFCPVENVDKIDRALLHSYLRSYYCPERMVLAGVGIEHEQLVECAMKYLLDMKPVWGASTSGNVDLSVAQYTGGIIKMDKDMSDVSLGPTPIPELTHIMIGLESCSFLEDDFIPFAVLNMMMGGGGSFSAGGPGKGMFTRLYLNVLNRHHWMYNATSYHHSYEDSGLLCIHASADPRQVREMVEIITREFIQMAGTAGEMELERAKTQLKSMLMMNLESRPVIFEDVGRQVLATGKRKLPHELCQLISDVTANDIKRVTAKMLRAKPAVAALGDLTEMPSYEHIQAALSSKDGRLPRMYRLFR; encoded by the exons ATGGCGTCCCACATGTCAAGATTTAGAGCCTGGGGACGAGTACAGAG GTTTGGCTTTGCCGCATGTAGGCAATatagcagtggcagcagcaatGGTTATCCAAATGTGTCACTTTCTGCCCCCTTACCTGGAATCCCTAAGCCAGTATTTGCTGCTGTGGACGGGCAAGAACAGTACGAAACAAAGATCACAACTCTTGAAAATGGTCTTAAAGTAGCATCACAAAATAAATTCGGACAATTCTGTACAGTTGGAA TATTAGTCAACTCTGGATCAAGACATGAAGTTAGACACCCCAGTGGGATCTCACACTTTTTGGAGAAGCTTGCCTTTTCT TCCACAGCACAATATGGAAGTAAGGACGAAATTCTATTGACCCTTGAGAAGCATGGTGGGATATGTGACTGTCAAACGTCCAG AGACACCACTATGTATGCTGTGTCTGCGGAGGTGAAGGGTTTGGATACTGTTGTCAGCCTTCTTGCAGATGCTGTTCTGCAGCCACGCTTGCTAG ATGAGGAAATTGAGATGACAAGGATGGCTGTACGTTTTGAACTTGAGGACTTGAACATGAGGCCAGACCCCGAGCCTCTGCTGACAGAAATGATCCATGCG GCTGCGTATCGTGGAAACACCGTTGGCTTGCCTCGCTTCTGTCCTGTGGAGAATGTGGACAAGATCGACCGTGCGCTACTCCACTCCTACCTCCGCAGCTACTACTGCCCCGAGCGTATGGTCCTGGCCGGGGTGGGAATCGAGCACGAGCAGCTGGTGGAATGCGCCATGAAGTACCTGCTGGATATGAAGCCTGTTTGGGGAGCCAGCACATCAGGCAACGTGGACCTCTCAGTAGCTCAGTACACGGGTGGAATAATCAAG ATGGATAAAGACATGTCTGATGTGAGCCTTGGTCCCACTCCTATCCCTGAGCTAACACACATCATGATTGGATTGGAGAGTTGCTCATTTCTG GAGGATGACTTCATTCCCTTTGCGGTCCTCAACATGATGATGGGTGGTGGAGGCTCCTTCTCTGCTGGTGGGCCTGGAAAAGGCATGTTTACTCGTCTCTACCTGAATGTGCTGAACAG ACATCACTGGATGTACAATGCTACTTCTTACCATCACAGCTATGAGGACAGCGGACTCTTATGCATTCACGCCAGTGCAGACCCCAGACAG GTGCGGGAGATGGTTGAGATTATAACCCGAGAGTTCATTCAGATGGCTGGAACAGCAGGAGAG ATGGAGCTGGAAAGAGCGAAAACACAGCTTAAATCCATGCTGATGATGAATTTGGAGTCACGTCCAGTCATTTTTGAAGATGTTGGACGGCAAGTTCTAGCCACTGGCAAGAGAAAGTTGCCTCATGAGCTGTGTCAGTTAATTA GTGATGTTACAGCAAACGATATCAAGAGAGTGACCGCGAAGATGCTGCGAGCTAAACCAGCTGTGGCCGCTCTAGGTGACCTGACAGAAATGCCCTCATACGAGCACATACAAGCAGCCCTCTCCAGCAAAGATGGACGCCTGCCCCGAATGTATCGACTCTTCCGATAG
- the tor2a gene encoding prosalusin, whose protein sequence is MEVAVQRIPSVLNVIVLVIWCNINALVCGFEMKTIYCKISDNCECDYKPNIQGLEWDLYRNLYGQHLAQDIVSEGVSHFLSKETPDRPLVLSFHGASGTGKSLVSSMLARHLYGTAMGSPYIHQFVPTLHFPLPEKLYQYRFNLKRWIEGNLTTCARSIFIFDEMERMPSGLIDVIEPFLGPSHVVYQTNYRKAIYVFISSTGQEVINSVAMEMRKAGRDREEIQLQDLMEPLADAAFNTNNTGFYQSRIISQKLISSFVPFLPLCQHHVKRCAQRELCQRGECHRVDVAEEVSRAICPTSSEQHRFSSTGCKQVPAKVNVYL, encoded by the exons ATGGAAGTAGCAGTTCAGAGGATACCAAGTGTCCTTAACGTTATAGTATTGGTGATATGGTGCAATATCAATGCCTTGGTTTGTGGTTTTGAGATGAAAACAATTTATTGCAAGATCTCAGACAATTGCGAATGTGACTACAAACCGAATATACAAG GGCTAGAATGGGATCTCTACAGGAACTTGTATGGGCAGCATCTGGCTCAGGACATTGTTTCAGAAGGAGTATCACATTTTCTATCAAAGGAAACTCCCGACCGACCCCTGGTTCTCTCCTTCCATGGTGCATCAGGAACAGGCAAGAGCCTTGTCAGTTCAATGCTGGCGAGACATCTGTATGGCACGGCCATGGGTAGCCCCTACATCCACCAGTTTGTGCCAACTCTCCACTTCCCTTTACCTGAGAAGCTGTATCAGTACAGG TTTAACCTAAAACGCTGGATAGAGGGGAACCTCACTACCTGCGCACGCTCCATCTTTATTTTTGACGAGATGGAGAGGATGCCCTCTGGGTTGATTGATGTTATTGAGCCCTTTCTTGGCCCATCACATGTCGTCTACCAAACCAATTATCGCAAAGCCATCTATGTTTTTATCAG CTCTACAGGGCAGGAGGTTATTAAcagtgttgccatggagatgcGCAAGGCGGGCCGTGACAGAGAGGAGATACAACTGCAGGACCTGATGGAGCCCCTCGCTGATGCCGCCTTCAACACGAACAACA CTGGCTTCTACCAATCCAGGATCATTTCTCAGAAGTTGATCAGCAGCTTCGTGCCTTTCCTGCCATTGTGCCAGCACCATGTGAAGCGCTGTGCCCAGCGGGAGTTGTGCCAGCGAGGGGAATGCCACCGCGTGGACGTGGCTGAGGAGGTGAGCAGAGCCATATGTCCAACATCCAGTGAACAACACCGGTTTTCCAGCACAGGTTGCAAACAGGTGCCTGCCAAAGTGAATGTCTACCTGTGA
- the cfap157 gene encoding cilia- and flagella-associated protein 157 isoform X1, which produces MAPNKKNGKKNGDKPTKKETMGFFDKSLDDAPIEGGKEFYRAQIRDLEERLEKYQHKCDDLEVREKDFSSKYSHAEKEKRDMVLYLKRAVAQKEDELSDLSERLISLNQAKDAEKETFELQLSQLRQEFQEVKDKLTSENMALAGKLAALEEFRAQKEDLVVQVTSLEGQLEGQKQEHQAIIYNLERKSVLDNDRLKKEMQQHVAAVAAEFRRVSDRKMPETTMRAIYENVSVTAQLKQLSDKSKDLLDENEALREKEKTLQREVKVLEPLLEEMTRKSLTNAKVVYQLKEKCKQMNAEVAAAERIHQENEQLQNDHSTLQNEMKLLRQNLTTGQKSYEECHAEADKLSKELALERTLREQLENILQDAATALKDILKEVPQMDDSEVKALARRSQMLQKLLAVLDSAAALGRGPVLSEFLRDGKDIHQLEPGIARQGFFSPQLKATPCFSHFKTGDLGIVPALKSNPCSSKMDSLPKTTPSSLPKKKQECKKKGFQEQLCKGSSQV; this is translated from the exons ATGGCTCCAAATAAGAAGAACGGCAAGAAGAACGGAGATAAACCAACAAAGAAGGAAAccatgggattttttgacaaGTCTTTGGATGATGCTCCAATAGAAGGAGGCAAAGAGTTCTATCGCGCTCAAATAAGAGACCTAGAAGAACGACTGGAAAA GTACCAGCATAAATGTGATGATTTGGAGGTTCGAGAGAAAgatttctcctcaaaatataGTCatgcagagaaagaaaagagagacatggTCCTTTACTTGAAACGAGCTGTGGCACAGAAGGAGGATGAACTGTCTGATCTCTCTGAACGACTGATTTCCCTCAACCAAGCCAAGGATGCAGAGAAGGAGACCTTTGAGCTGCAACTGAGTCAACTTCGTCAAGAATTCCAGGAGGTCAAAGATAAACTTACTTCAGAGAACATGGCCCTTG CTGGAAAGCTGGCGGCACTGGAGGAGTTCCGGGCCCAGAAAGAGGACCTGGTGGTACAGGTAACCTCCCTGGAGGGCCAGCTGGAGGGTCAAAAGCAGGAGCACCAGGCAATCATCTACAACTTGGAAAGAAAGTCTGTGCTGGACAATGACAG GCTGAAGAAGGAGATGCAGCAGCACGTCGCAGCCGTGGCAGCGGAGTTTAGACGTGTCTCCGACAGGAAGATGCCAGAGACCACTATGAGGGCCATCTATGAGAATGTGTCAGTGACAGCGCAGCTCAAGCAGCTCTCAGACAAGAGCAAGGACCTGTTGGACGAGAATGAGGCGCtgagggaaaaggagaaaaCACTCCAGCGGGAAGTGAAGGTGCTTGAGCCGCTTCTTGAGGAGATGACGAGGAAGAGTCTGACCAACGCAAAG GTGGTCTATCAGCTCAAAGAAAAGTGTAAACAGATGAATGCTGAGGTGGCGGCAGCTGAGAGAATCCACCAGGAGAATGAGCAATTGCAAAATGATCATTCTACCTTACAAAATGAGATGAAACTCTTAAG acagaatCTAACTACAGGACAGAAGTCATATGAGGAGTGCCACGCTGAGGCAGACAAACTGTCTAAGGAGCTCGCTCTGGAACGGACACTCCGGGAACAACTGGAGAATATTTTGCAAGATGCTGCTACAGCGTTGAAAGACATCTTAAAG GAGGTACCACAGATGGATGACTCGGAGGTGAAGGCTCTGGCTCGCCGCAGCCAGATGCTGCAGAAACTACTGGCTGTGCTGGACAGTGCCGCAGCGCTGGGGAGAGGCCCTGTCCTCTCAGAGTTCCTCAGAGACGGAAAAGATATCCATCAGCTTGAGCCAGGCATTGCAAG GCAGGGTTTTTTCTCTCCTCAGTTAAAGGCTACTCCTTGCTTCTCCCACTTCAAGACCGGTGACCTTGGTATTGTTCCAGCGCTCAAAAGTAATCCCTGCTCCTCAAAAATGGATTCTCTCCCCAAGACCACTCCCTCGTCCCTGCCCAA GAAAAAACAGGAGTGTAAGAAAAAGGGATTCCAAGAGCAGCTGTGCAAAGGCTCCTCTCAAGTCTAA